Part of the Buchnera aphidicola (Mindarus keteleerifoliae) genome, TTGCATATCCAAACATTTCAGATAAAGGAACTCTAGCTTGAATAATTTTACCCATTGTTGTATTATTCATTCCTTCAATTATTCCTCTTCTTCGATTTAAATCTCCTATAACATCTCCCATATAATTTTCTGGACTTTCTACTTCAACTTGCATTACCGGTTCAAGTAATACTGGATTTGCTTGTTTAAAAGCCTTTTTAAATGCAATAGAAGCTGCTAACTTAAATGCTAATTCTGAAGAATCTACATCATGATATGAACCATAATATAAACGAATCCCAACGTTTACGACAGGATATCCAGCAAAAGGACCTGATTTTAATTGTTCTTGAATTCCTTTATCAATAGCTGAAATGTATTCTCCTGGAATTACACCTCCCTTTATATCATTTATAAATTTATAATTTAATTTTTCTTCTGAACTTAATGGAAACAATTCAATTACTACATGTCCATATTGTCCTCTTCCCCCTGATTGTTTAATATGTTTACCTTCTATATCTTTTACAGCATTTCGAATTGTTTCTCTATATGCTACTTGTGGTTTTCCAATATTTGCATCAACATTAAACTCTCGTTTCATTCTGTCAATTATAATTTCTAAATGCAACTCACCCATTCCAGCTATAATGGTTTGGTTAGTTTCTTCATCTGTTCTTACCCTAAAAGATGGATCTTCTTTTGCTAATCTTCCCAATGAAATTCCCATTTTTTCTTGATCAACTTTTGTCTTAGGTTCAACTGCTATCGATATTACTGGATCTGGAAACTCCATTTTTTCCAAAATAATTGCTTTCTTTAAATCGCATAATGTATCTCCTGTAGTAACATTTTTTAAACCAATAGCCGCAGCTATATCTCCTGCATATACTTCTCTAATTTCTTCCCTTTTATTAGCATGCATTTGTACTATTCTACCAAATCGTTCTTTTTGCAATTTTGCAGAATTTAAAACAGTATCTCCAGAAGAAACTACTCCGGAATATACCCTAAAAAATGTTAAGTTTCCAACAAAAGGATCATTTGCTATTTTGAATGCCAAAGCAGAAAAAGGTTCGGAATCATCTGATAATCTAACAATTTCTTCATTTTCATCTTTAATACCTTTAATTAATTTTATATCACTAGGTGCTGGTAAATATTCAATTACTGCATCGAGTAAAGTTTGAATACCTTTATTTTTAAAAGCTGATCCGCATGTTACTAAAACTATTTCATCATTTAAGCTTCTTTTTCTTAATGCTCTTTTAATTTCTTTTTCAGATAAATTTTGATTGTTTAAATATTTATCCATTAAATTTTCATCTATTTCAACAGCAGCTTCTATTAATATATGATTCCATTTTTTAGAAACTTCTTTTAAATCATCTGGAATACTTCCATATTTGAAAGTTAATCCTTGATCCCCTTCACTCCAATTAATAGATTGCATTTTAATCAAATCAATAACACCTGAAAAATTTTCTTCTGATCCAATTGGAATTTGTAAAGGAATTGGATCGATTCTAAGACGATTTTTCATTTGGTTTAACACATTAAAAAAATTTGCTCCCATACGATCCATTTTGTTAATAAAAGCAATTCTTGGAACATGATATTTATTTGCTTGCCTCCAAACTGTTTCCGATTGAGGTTGCACGCCTCCAACCGCACAATATACCATAACAGCACCATCTAAAACTCTCATAGAACGTTCTACTTCTATAGTAAAATCAACATGTCCTGGGGTATCAATAATATTTATTCGATGTAATTTAAATTGATTTTTCATTCCAGCCCAAAAAGTAGTAGTAGCAGCGGATGTTATAGTTATTCCTCTTTCCTGCTCTTGCTCCATCCAATCCATTGTTGCTGCTCCATCATGAACCTCACCTATTTTATGATTTATACCTGTGTAAAAAAGAATGCGTTCCGTAGTGGTAGTTTTTCCAGCATCTATATGTGCACTAATTCCAATATTTCGATAACGTGTAATAGGGGTTCTACGAGCCATTAAATTCCTCTAAAGTTACATATAACCATTAACTCTATTTAAATAAATGTTAATTTTATTAAATATATATACTGATTAATTTAAATTAATATAAAAAATCTACCATCGATAATGTGCAAAAGCTTTATTTGCTTCTGCCATTTTGTGAACTTCCTCACGTTTTTTAACTGCATTTCCTTTATTATAAATAGCATCAAATAATTCATTTGATAAACGTAAAGCCATCGATTTATCATTTCTTTTTCTAGAAAATTCTACTATCCATCTCATCGCTAAAGCACTTCTTCTAACTGAACGTACTTCAACAGGAACTTGATAAGTAGATCCCCCTACCCTACGAGATTTTACCTCGATTACAGGTTTAACATTCTCTAAAGCCATATCAAAAGCTTCTAATTCAGTTTTTTTTACCCTCTTTGATAAATTTTCTAAAGCAGTATAAACTATTGTTTCCGCAATGGATTTTTTACCATCAATCATTAAAATATTAATAAATTTAGCTAAAATTTCCGAAGAAAATTTTGGATCCGGTAAAATTTTTCGTTTTCCTATAATCCTACGACGTGGCATAAAAATTCCTTTATTTTATAATAATATTTTATATAAAAAAATATTTTTTATTTTTTTAAAAATTAATTTTTACTTCTCTTTACTCCATATTTAGATCGACCTTTTTTTCTATCTTTAACGCCAGAACAATCTAATGCTCCTCTTACAACATGATAACGAACACCTGGTAAATCTTTTACTCT contains:
- the fusA gene encoding elongation factor G, translating into MARRTPITRYRNIGISAHIDAGKTTTTERILFYTGINHKIGEVHDGAATMDWMEQEQERGITITSAATTTFWAGMKNQFKLHRINIIDTPGHVDFTIEVERSMRVLDGAVMVYCAVGGVQPQSETVWRQANKYHVPRIAFINKMDRMGANFFNVLNQMKNRLRIDPIPLQIPIGSEENFSGVIDLIKMQSINWSEGDQGLTFKYGSIPDDLKEVSKKWNHILIEAAVEIDENLMDKYLNNQNLSEKEIKRALRKRSLNDEIVLVTCGSAFKNKGIQTLLDAVIEYLPAPSDIKLIKGIKDENEEIVRLSDDSEPFSALAFKIANDPFVGNLTFFRVYSGVVSSGDTVLNSAKLQKERFGRIVQMHANKREEIREVYAGDIAAAIGLKNVTTGDTLCDLKKAIILEKMEFPDPVISIAVEPKTKVDQEKMGISLGRLAKEDPSFRVRTDEETNQTIIAGMGELHLEIIIDRMKREFNVDANIGKPQVAYRETIRNAVKDIEGKHIKQSGGRGQYGHVVIELFPLSSEEKLNYKFINDIKGGVIPGEYISAIDKGIQEQLKSGPFAGYPVVNVGIRLYYGSYHDVDSSELAFKLAASIAFKKAFKQANPVLLEPVMQVEVESPENYMGDVIGDLNRRRGIIEGMNNTTMGKIIQARVPLSEMFGYATDLRSQTQGRASYSMEFFKYVETPSSISSLIIESRTT
- the rpsG gene encoding 30S ribosomal protein S7 — its product is MPRRRIIGKRKILPDPKFSSEILAKFINILMIDGKKSIAETIVYTALENLSKRVKKTELEAFDMALENVKPVIEVKSRRVGGSTYQVPVEVRSVRRSALAMRWIVEFSRKRNDKSMALRLSNELFDAIYNKGNAVKKREEVHKMAEANKAFAHYRW